The following are from one region of the Corylus avellana chromosome ca1, CavTom2PMs-1.0 genome:
- the LOC132171079 gene encoding vicianin hydrolase-like, translating into MAIHQGPFLFCLLALASLCIGSAKPNDNSIPFNRSSFPHDFIFGTASAAYMIEGATSIDGRGPSTWDNFIKKRPEKIHDGKNADVASDFYHRYKEDVQLLKTIGLDSFKFSISWSRVLPKGKVSGGVNLLGVKFYYDLINELLSNGIKPCVTLMHFDPPQALEDEYDGPLSPKFVNDFQDYADFCFKTFGDRVKLWFTMTEPIALSVSGYGGGTFPPGRCSNYVRNCTTAGNSATEPYIVGHNLLLAHGAAVKLYKDKYQPNQKGEIGITFYTTGIEPKYKTSSSREAASRAMDFFFGWFADPVIYGDYPERVKSVVGNRLPKFTKVQSKLVKGSFDFISINYYSTSWVETAPSANGVNVTFWTDMQAILTNKKFTQPMGFRNLLLYIKEKYNNPAIYITENGIGDPDSSLPFKDIQNDTGRIRYYALHLRSLLKAMEEGTNVKGYYSWSFLDSFEWDSGYLIRNGLTYVDYNDNLKRHPKDSCYWFKKFLLK; encoded by the exons ATGGCAATTCATCAAGGTCCTTTCCTATTCTGCCTTCTAGCCTTGGCCTCCTTGTGTATTGGAAGTGCAAAACCAAATGACAATTCGATACCTTTCAACCGCAGCAGTTTTCCTCATGATTTTATATTTGGAACAGCTTCGGCTGCTTACATG ATTGAAGGAGCAACAAGTATCGATGGAAGAGGACCTAGCACATGGGATAATTTCATCAAGAAACgtccag AAAAAATTCATGATGGTAAAAATGCAGATGTAGCCTCTGACTTTTATCATCGTTATAAG GAGGACGTACAACTGTTGAAAACGATTGGATTAGACTCTTTCAAATTTTCTATCTCATGGTCTAGAGTATTACCAA AGGGCAAAGTAAGCGGGGGAGTGAACCTACTTGGTGTCAAATTCTACTACGACCTCATCAACGAGCTCTTGTCGAATG GTATTAAGCCATGTGTGACTCTTATGCACTTTGATCCTCCTCAAGCACTTGAAGATGAATATGATGGACCATTAAGTCCCAAGTTTGT GAATGATTTTCAAGATTATGCGGATTTTTGCTTCAAAACTTTTGGTGATCGAGTCAAGTTATGGTTTACAATGACCGAACCAATTGCACTAAGTGTGAGTGGGTACGGTGGTGGTACTTTTCCGCCTGGAAGATGTTCGAATTACGTCCGGAATTGCACTACCGCCGGTAACTCTGCTACTGAGCCTTATATTGTCGGCCATAACTTGCTTCTTGCTCATGGAGCTGCCGTGAAATTATACAAGGACAAGTATCAG CCAAATCAGAAGGGGGAAATTGGGATCACATTCTATACCACTGGGATTGAGCCAAAATACAAGACATCTTCCAGCCGCGAGGCCGCCTCTAGAGCTATGGACTTTTTCTTTGGATG GTTTGCCGATCCGGTTATATATGGTGACTATCCCGAGAGAGTAAAGTCTGTAGTGGGTAATCGATTGCCAAAATTTACTAAAGTTCAATCCAAGTTGGTAAAAGGGTCCTTCGATTTTATTAGTATAAACTATTATTCCACATCTTGGGTAGAAACCGCTCCCTCAGCAAACGGTGTCAACGTCACTTTTTGGACTGATATGCAAGCCATTCTCACTAAT AAGAAGTTCACCCAACCTATGGGATTCCGAAATCTTCTTTtgtacataaaagaaaaatacaacaatCCCGCTATATACATAACGGAGAACG GAATTGGTGATCCAGATTCTTCTTTACCATTTAAAGATATCCAAAATGATACTGGGAGGATAAGATACTATGCCTTGCATTTACGATCTCTTTTAAAAGCTATGGA GGAGGGCACAAATGTGAAGGGATACTATTCATGGTCATTTCTTGACAGCTTTGAATGGGACAGTGGTTACCTCATTCGGAATGGCCTCACTTATGTGGATTATAACGACAATTTAAAAAGACACCCCAAAGACTCTTGCTATTGGTTCAAGAAGTTCCTCCTAAAATAA